A genomic segment from Microcella flavibacter encodes:
- a CDS encoding amidase, which produces MAELHDLTALEQWDELHRGRLSPRELVDHYLERIARLDPAIGALTVVEPERARARAAGLERGEVARTAPLWGIPIADKELSARAGQVTSYGSRLRAGFVPEHSDELVEQLDAAGAISLGATAAPEFGLPSYTESAQSGATRNPYDLARGAGGSSGGAAAAVAAGLLPVAPGSDGGGSVRIPAAACGLVGLKPSRGRVPAGSGLDRLAGLVVPGPLARTVSDAALMLDAMVEGAPWEFATRAPSPHDGPLLGYAVRGEGRFQLGVVTDSPWDDWCEVGLAPEAQAALDGALRLFAQMGHGIEQLEPRPEPEYAEHFRTVWMAGAAGIPARTPDELAQLEPLTAWLVERGRALPASRLAEALAGLAAFERRVVRRFAAVDVVVTPALAMTPRPIGWYDAVDAERNFRQQVQYTPFTSFVNVSGLPALTVPVGLTGPDSAEPGLPMGVQLIGRPGGEAALLSLGAQLERRRGPLPHPAMW; this is translated from the coding sequence ATGGCTGAGCTGCACGACCTGACCGCCCTCGAGCAGTGGGACGAGCTGCACCGGGGCCGGCTCTCGCCGCGCGAGCTCGTCGACCACTACTTGGAACGCATCGCGCGACTCGATCCGGCGATCGGCGCGCTCACGGTGGTCGAGCCCGAGCGCGCCCGGGCCCGAGCCGCCGGCCTGGAGCGCGGGGAGGTCGCGCGCACGGCGCCGCTGTGGGGCATCCCGATCGCCGACAAGGAGCTCAGCGCGCGCGCCGGCCAGGTGACGAGCTACGGCTCGCGGCTCAGGGCGGGCTTCGTGCCCGAGCACTCCGACGAGCTCGTCGAGCAGCTCGACGCGGCCGGCGCCATCAGCCTCGGCGCGACGGCCGCGCCCGAGTTCGGCCTGCCCTCGTACACCGAGTCGGCGCAGTCGGGCGCGACCCGCAATCCCTACGACCTCGCCCGGGGCGCGGGCGGCTCGAGCGGGGGCGCGGCGGCCGCCGTGGCCGCCGGACTGCTGCCCGTGGCGCCCGGCAGCGACGGCGGCGGCAGCGTGCGCATCCCCGCCGCCGCCTGCGGGCTCGTCGGGCTCAAGCCCTCGCGCGGTCGCGTGCCGGCCGGCAGCGGGCTCGACCGGCTCGCCGGCCTCGTCGTGCCCGGGCCGCTCGCCCGCACCGTGTCCGACGCCGCCCTGATGCTCGACGCGATGGTCGAGGGGGCGCCGTGGGAGTTCGCGACCCGCGCGCCGAGCCCGCACGACGGGCCCCTGCTCGGCTACGCCGTGCGCGGCGAGGGGCGGTTCCAGCTCGGGGTCGTCACCGACTCGCCGTGGGACGACTGGTGCGAGGTGGGCCTCGCGCCCGAGGCGCAGGCGGCGCTCGACGGGGCGCTGCGGCTGTTCGCGCAGATGGGGCACGGCATCGAGCAGCTCGAGCCGCGGCCCGAACCCGAGTACGCCGAGCACTTCCGAACCGTGTGGATGGCCGGCGCCGCCGGCATCCCCGCCCGCACGCCCGACGAGCTGGCGCAGCTCGAACCGCTCACCGCCTGGCTCGTGGAGCGCGGGCGCGCGCTGCCCGCCTCGCGCCTGGCCGAGGCCCTCGCGGGGCTCGCGGCGTTCGAGCGGCGGGTCGTCCGGCGCTTCGCCGCCGTCGACGTCGTCGTCACGCCCGCGCTCGCGATGACCCCGCGCCCGATCGGCTGGTACGACGCGGTGGATGCGGAGCGGAACTTCCGGCAGCAGGTGCAGTACACGCCGTTCACGAGCTTCGTCAATGTCAGCGGGCTGCCCGCGCTCACCGTGCCCGTGGGGCTCACCGGCCCCGACTCGGCCGAGCCGGGCCTGCCGATGGGCGTGCAGCTCATCGGGCGGCCGGGCGGCGAGGCGGCGCTGCTGTCGCTCGGCGCGCAGCTCGAGCGCCGGCGCGGGCCGCTGCCGCATCCCGCGATGTGGTGA
- a CDS encoding SDR family NAD(P)-dependent oxidoreductase yields the protein MRTVVITGASSGLGSEAALELARRGWQVAVVGRHEARTHAVAARVGGIPFTADFDELDQVRGLADELLARFPRIDALASNAGGLVPQRARTVDGFDVGFQRNVLAGALLTELLLPRLRAARGRVIATASVVNRLGGLRLDDLEFERGRVGGSWRRYGAAKLATILYARSLAERTGLESYAFHPGYVRSAFGAESASARVLIALTGSMQISPEAGAAPLVHLVDTPELGVPNGTYFDGLNPFGAAHPSAGDARLAEDLWHAIAERIGIAVSTADR from the coding sequence ATGCGCACCGTCGTCATCACGGGCGCGAGCTCGGGCCTGGGGTCGGAGGCGGCGCTCGAGCTCGCCCGCCGCGGCTGGCAGGTCGCCGTGGTCGGGCGCCACGAGGCCCGCACGCACGCCGTCGCGGCGCGCGTCGGCGGCATCCCCTTCACGGCCGACTTCGACGAGCTCGACCAGGTGCGCGGGCTTGCCGACGAGCTGCTCGCCCGGTTCCCGCGCATCGACGCGCTCGCCTCGAACGCGGGCGGCCTCGTGCCGCAGCGCGCGCGCACGGTCGACGGCTTCGACGTCGGGTTCCAGCGCAACGTGCTCGCCGGCGCCCTGCTCACCGAGCTGCTGCTGCCGCGCCTGCGCGCCGCTCGCGGCCGAGTGATCGCGACGGCGAGCGTCGTCAACCGGCTCGGCGGTCTGCGGCTCGACGATCTGGAGTTCGAGCGGGGGCGGGTCGGCGGCAGCTGGCGCCGCTACGGCGCCGCGAAGCTCGCCACGATCCTCTACGCGCGCTCGCTCGCCGAGCGCACCGGGCTCGAGAGCTACGCCTTCCACCCCGGCTACGTGCGCAGCGCCTTCGGGGCCGAGTCGGCGAGCGCCCGGGTGCTCATCGCCCTCACCGGCAGCATGCAGATCTCGCCCGAGGCGGGGGCGGCGCCGCTCGTGCACCTGGTCGACACCCCCGAGCTCGGCGTGCCGAACGGCACCTACTTCGACGGGCTCAACCCCTTCGGCGCCGCCCATCCGAGCGCGGGCGATGCCCGGCTCGCCGAGGATCTCTGGCACGCGATCGCCGAGCGCATCGGCATCGCCGTGAGCACCGCCGACCGCTGA
- a CDS encoding dihydrolipoyl dehydrogenase family protein yields the protein MTQLETTYDLIVLGGGAVGENVADRAVQGGLSVLLVEHELVGGECSYWACMPSKALLRSSAALEAARSLAGAREAVTGDLDAAAVLARRDSFTSHWDDSGQVRWLEGAGIALARGHGRLDGERRVIIADAEGVETAVDARHAVAVCTGSDALIPPVPGLAEALPWTAREATSAQEVPQRLAIIGGGVVGCELATAWSALGSSVTLISRGALLGGVEPFAGEAVAQRLQSRGARVLLHASPVEVHRGADGPVRLVLDSGDEIEADEVLVATGRTPRTSGIGLDTVGLEEGAWIEVDDTLRVPGSDWLYAVGDVTHRALLTHQGKYQARAAGDVIAARAHGAPVDDAPWGAHVATADHAAVPQVTFTSPEVASIGLTAAQAEERGLRTRVVDYALGSVAGASLHADGYEGTARMVVDDERDVIVGFTVVGDDVAELLHAATIAVVGEVPIARLQHAVPSYPTMSEVWLRLLETDRAQRS from the coding sequence ATGACGCAGCTCGAGACGACCTACGACCTCATCGTGCTCGGGGGCGGAGCGGTAGGCGAGAACGTCGCCGACCGCGCCGTGCAGGGCGGACTGAGCGTGCTGCTCGTCGAGCACGAGCTCGTCGGCGGCGAGTGCTCGTACTGGGCCTGCATGCCGTCGAAGGCGCTGCTGCGCTCCTCCGCCGCGCTCGAGGCCGCCCGGTCGCTCGCCGGGGCGCGCGAGGCCGTCACGGGCGATCTCGACGCCGCCGCGGTGCTCGCGCGCCGCGACTCGTTCACCTCGCACTGGGACGACAGCGGCCAGGTGCGCTGGCTCGAGGGCGCGGGCATCGCGCTCGCCCGCGGCCACGGCCGGCTCGACGGCGAGCGCCGCGTGATCATCGCCGACGCCGAGGGCGTCGAGACGGCGGTGGATGCCCGGCACGCCGTCGCCGTCTGCACGGGCTCCGACGCGCTCATCCCGCCCGTGCCGGGCCTCGCGGAGGCCCTGCCCTGGACGGCCCGCGAGGCGACGAGCGCGCAGGAGGTGCCGCAGCGCCTCGCCATCATCGGCGGAGGCGTCGTGGGATGCGAGCTCGCGACCGCCTGGAGCGCGCTCGGCTCCTCCGTCACCCTCATCAGCCGCGGCGCCCTGCTCGGCGGCGTCGAGCCCTTCGCCGGCGAGGCCGTCGCCCAGCGCCTGCAGTCGCGCGGCGCGCGCGTGCTGCTGCACGCCTCCCCCGTCGAGGTGCACCGCGGGGCGGATGGCCCCGTGCGGCTGGTGCTCGACTCCGGGGACGAGATCGAGGCCGACGAGGTGCTCGTCGCCACCGGCCGCACCCCGCGCACCTCCGGTATCGGCCTCGACACGGTCGGTCTCGAGGAGGGCGCCTGGATCGAGGTGGACGACACCCTGCGCGTGCCCGGCAGCGACTGGCTGTACGCCGTCGGCGACGTCACGCACCGCGCGCTGCTGACCCACCAGGGCAAGTACCAGGCGCGGGCCGCCGGCGACGTCATCGCGGCCCGGGCGCACGGCGCGCCGGTGGACGACGCGCCCTGGGGCGCCCACGTCGCCACCGCGGATCACGCCGCCGTGCCCCAGGTGACCTTCACCTCGCCCGAGGTCGCGAGCATCGGGCTCACCGCCGCCCAGGCGGAGGAGCGCGGTCTGCGCACCCGGGTCGTCGACTACGCGCTCGGCAGCGTCGCGGGCGCCTCGCTGCACGCGGACGGCTACGAGGGCACCGCGCGCATGGTCGTCGACGACGAGCGCGACGTCATCGTGGGCTTCACGGTCGTCGGGGACGACGTCGCCGAGCTGCTGCACGCGGCGACCATCGCGGTCGTGGGCGAGGTGCCGATCGCCCGCTTGCAGCACGCCGTGCCCTCGTACCCGACGATGAGCGAGGTCTGGCTGCGCCTGCTCGAGACCGACCGCGCGCAGCGCTCATGA
- a CDS encoding crotonase/enoyl-CoA hydratase family protein has protein sequence MSENRVTVDRRGPLLLIGLNRPEKRNAADLAMLEQLALAYGELDRDPALRVGVVHAHGEHFTAGLDLGDLAPRIGTEGLRMVPEGGINPWGTEGEQVSKPVVLAVQGTCLTLGIELALASDVVIAADDTVFAQLEVARAILPFGGATTRFAARAGWGDAMRWMLTGDRFDAAEAHRMGLVQEVVPAGAQLDRALELAERIAAQAPLAVQATLANARLADREGPAAAEARLQGELVRLMQTDDARIGLEAFMTRTTPQFTGR, from the coding sequence ATGAGCGAGAACCGCGTCACCGTCGACCGCCGAGGCCCGCTGCTGCTGATCGGGCTGAACCGCCCCGAGAAGCGCAACGCCGCCGACCTGGCCATGCTCGAGCAGCTGGCGCTCGCCTACGGCGAGCTGGATCGCGACCCCGCGCTGCGGGTCGGCGTCGTGCACGCGCACGGCGAGCACTTCACCGCCGGGCTCGATCTCGGCGATCTCGCCCCGCGCATCGGCACCGAAGGACTGCGGATGGTGCCCGAGGGCGGCATCAACCCCTGGGGCACGGAGGGCGAGCAGGTCTCGAAGCCCGTCGTGCTGGCCGTGCAGGGCACCTGCCTGACGCTCGGCATCGAGCTGGCGCTCGCGAGCGACGTCGTGATCGCGGCCGACGACACCGTCTTCGCCCAGCTCGAGGTGGCGCGCGCCATCCTGCCGTTCGGCGGCGCGACGACGCGCTTCGCGGCCCGCGCGGGCTGGGGCGACGCGATGCGCTGGATGCTCACCGGCGACCGCTTCGACGCCGCCGAGGCGCATCGGATGGGCCTCGTGCAGGAGGTCGTGCCCGCCGGCGCGCAGCTCGACCGCGCCCTCGAGCTCGCCGAGCGCATCGCCGCGCAGGCCCCGCTCGCCGTGCAGGCGACGCTCGCCAACGCCCGCCTCGCCGACCGCGAGGGGCCCGCCGCCGCGGAGGCCCGGCTGCAGGGCGAGCTCGTGCGCCTCATGCAGACCGACGACGCGCGCATCGGCCTCGAGGCATTCATGACCCGCACCACCCCGCAGTTCACCGGAAGGTAG
- a CDS encoding arginase family protein, translating into MTSHFFVVPQWQGSGSDRAMRLVDGAHAIRGDLPESATTVVEVPLESGDAEGTGIHRWSSLRLVRERQARDMADVDATPITIGGDCGVEYAAVEHAARAGRTVLLWADAHADLNTPASSPSGAFHGMVLRALIDDGVVAADDVLLLGARDLDPAEEQAVAELGIARVTAETAAEAVAARAADGATGLYAHVDLDVLDPGEFAGVAFSTPFGETTASLVSTLLAVRAALPLRGAGVTEFAPSDAAAAADDLPSILRIVSALTRPVEPASLR; encoded by the coding sequence ATGACCTCGCACTTCTTCGTCGTCCCGCAGTGGCAGGGCTCCGGCAGCGACCGCGCGATGCGCCTCGTCGACGGCGCCCACGCGATCCGCGGCGACCTGCCCGAGTCGGCCACCACGGTCGTCGAGGTGCCGCTCGAATCCGGCGACGCCGAGGGCACGGGCATCCACCGGTGGAGCTCGCTACGCCTCGTGCGCGAGCGCCAGGCGCGCGACATGGCCGACGTCGACGCGACGCCCATCACGATCGGCGGCGACTGCGGCGTCGAGTACGCGGCGGTCGAGCACGCGGCCCGCGCCGGGCGCACCGTGCTGCTGTGGGCGGATGCCCACGCCGACCTCAACACCCCCGCGAGCTCCCCCTCCGGCGCCTTCCACGGCATGGTGCTGCGCGCGCTCATCGATGACGGCGTCGTGGCGGCCGACGACGTGCTGCTGCTCGGCGCCCGCGACCTCGACCCCGCGGAGGAGCAGGCCGTCGCCGAGCTCGGCATCGCCCGGGTCACCGCCGAGACCGCCGCCGAGGCGGTCGCCGCCCGCGCGGCCGACGGCGCCACGGGCCTGTACGCCCACGTCGACCTCGACGTGCTCGACCCGGGCGAGTTCGCCGGGGTCGCGTTCTCGACGCCCTTCGGCGAGACGACCGCCTCCCTCGTCTCCACCCTGCTCGCGGTGCGCGCGGCGCTGCCGCTGCGGGGTGCGGGGGTCACCGAGTTCGCGCCGAGCGACGCGGCCGCGGCCGCCGACGATCTGCCGAGCATCCTGCGCATCGTCTCGGCGCTCACCCGACCGGTCGAGCCCGCCTCGCTACGCTGA
- a CDS encoding DUF418 domain-containing protein translates to MFAAHTVPRTGTEELLVDGRPSVLFALVAGVALGLVTGGPTPTRPEGRAEARVRLALRALVLFVMGVLLWMLPHGVAVILDYYGAMFLLMVPLVLASRLVLAGVGAVVLVVGPLVRQAIEARPLPGEPLDTAIDYLLTGWYPALLWVPVLAAGLIAARSDLGLARTRIALVGFGTIAAVAGYGAAAVLPEVDAAAHSGTTAELLGAGGLAAAVVGLLLVLLDPQSVAVGAVAPDVAERVDAADRAAPARRVLRILLAPVTAIGRMPLTIYVAHLLVLAAISPLGPAGRFDGVVGWVVLVVLAVASASFALAWQALRLPGPLEWVLQRAAGLPFRYRSVRDLRA, encoded by the coding sequence ATGTTCGCCGCGCACACGGTGCCCCGCACGGGAACGGAAGAGCTGCTCGTCGACGGCCGCCCCTCGGTGCTCTTCGCGCTCGTCGCCGGGGTCGCCCTCGGGCTCGTGACGGGCGGGCCGACGCCGACCCGCCCCGAGGGCCGCGCCGAGGCGCGCGTCCGGCTCGCCCTCCGCGCCCTCGTGCTCTTCGTCATGGGCGTGCTGCTGTGGATGCTCCCCCACGGTGTCGCCGTCATCCTCGACTACTACGGCGCCATGTTCCTGCTGATGGTCCCGCTGGTGCTGGCCTCCCGGCTCGTCCTCGCCGGGGTCGGAGCGGTCGTGCTCGTCGTCGGCCCCCTCGTGCGTCAGGCGATCGAGGCGCGGCCGCTGCCGGGCGAGCCGCTCGACACCGCCATCGACTACCTGCTCACCGGCTGGTACCCGGCGCTGCTCTGGGTGCCCGTGCTCGCCGCGGGCCTCATCGCAGCGCGCAGCGACCTGGGGCTCGCGCGCACCCGCATCGCGCTCGTCGGCTTCGGCACGATCGCCGCCGTCGCCGGCTACGGCGCCGCGGCGGTGCTGCCCGAGGTCGACGCCGCGGCCCACAGCGGCACGACGGCCGAGCTGCTCGGTGCGGGCGGGCTCGCGGCCGCGGTCGTCGGCCTGCTGCTCGTGCTGCTCGATCCGCAGTCCGTCGCCGTCGGGGCGGTCGCCCCGGACGTCGCCGAGCGCGTCGACGCCGCCGACCGCGCCGCCCCTGCTCGCCGCGTCCTGCGCATCCTACTCGCCCCCGTCACCGCGATCGGCCGCATGCCGCTCACGATCTACGTCGCCCACCTGCTCGTGCTCGCCGCCATCTCGCCGCTCGGGCCGGCCGGGCGCTTCGACGGCGTCGTGGGCTGGGTCGTCCTCGTCGTGCTCGCGGTCGCCTCGGCCTCCTTCGCGCTCGCCTGGCAGGCCCTGCGCCTGCCCGGCCCGCTCGAGTGGGTGCTGCAGCGCGCCGCCGGTCTGCCGTTCCGCTACCGCTCGGTGCGAGACTTGCGCGCATGA
- a CDS encoding PspA/IM30 family protein: MTKQSIFGRIAQLAKANINALLDSAEDPQKMLDQMVRDYSASIQEAEAAIAQTIGNLRLLEQDYAEDVATAQDWGRKAVAASAKADEYRAAGNSADADKFDNLAKIALGKQLSSETEARAAQPTIAAQTEVVDKLKSGLEAMRGKLGELAAKRDQLVARAKIADAQSQVLDAVKSIDIMDPTSELGRFEEKVRREEAKVLGQQELASSSLDAQFEQLEDVGRTTEIEARLAALKSGATPPAIGQ, encoded by the coding sequence ATGACGAAGCAATCGATCTTCGGCCGCATCGCCCAGCTCGCGAAGGCCAACATCAACGCCCTGCTCGACTCGGCGGAAGACCCGCAGAAGATGCTCGACCAGATGGTGCGCGACTACTCCGCGAGCATCCAGGAGGCCGAGGCCGCGATCGCGCAGACCATCGGCAACCTGCGCCTGCTCGAGCAGGACTACGCCGAGGACGTCGCGACGGCGCAGGACTGGGGCCGCAAGGCCGTCGCCGCCAGCGCCAAGGCCGACGAGTACCGCGCGGCCGGCAACAGCGCCGACGCCGACAAGTTCGACAACCTCGCGAAGATCGCGCTCGGCAAGCAGCTCTCCTCCGAGACCGAGGCGCGGGCCGCGCAGCCGACCATCGCCGCCCAGACCGAGGTCGTCGACAAGCTCAAGTCGGGCCTCGAGGCCATGCGCGGCAAGCTCGGCGAGCTCGCCGCCAAGCGCGACCAGCTCGTCGCCCGCGCGAAGATCGCCGACGCGCAGAGCCAGGTGCTCGACGCCGTGAAGAGCATCGACATCATGGACCCGACGAGCGAGCTCGGCCGCTTCGAGGAGAAGGTGCGCCGCGAGGAGGCCAAGGTGCTCGGGCAGCAGGAGCTCGCCTCCTCGAGCCTCGACGCGCAGTTCGAGCAGCTCGAGGACGTCGGCCGCACCACTGAGATCGAGGCGCGCCTCGCCGCGCTGAAGAGCGGCGCGACCCCGCCCGCGATCGGTCAGTAG